The following are encoded together in the Bradyrhizobium sp. CCGUVB1N3 genome:
- a CDS encoding CoA pyrophosphatase translates to MRPFDDATRRNIAGACAAFVRLPDDDEPPALKRAAVAIALAAAGEGRDTALLLTLRASHLRAHRGQWALPGGRCDAGETPVAAALRELDEELGLRLAADAVLGLLDDYPTRSGYLITPVVVWAADSGRIVPNPEEVASVHPIALATIERDDAFDFVAIPESARRVIRFHHEGSLIHAPTAALIYQFREVLAGRATRVAELEQPVFAWK, encoded by the coding sequence ATGAGACCGTTCGACGATGCCACACGGCGGAATATCGCCGGCGCCTGCGCGGCGTTCGTGCGCCTGCCGGACGATGACGAGCCGCCAGCACTGAAGCGCGCCGCTGTTGCCATTGCGCTTGCCGCTGCAGGCGAGGGGCGCGACACCGCGCTGCTGCTCACCTTGCGTGCGTCTCACCTGCGCGCTCATCGCGGGCAATGGGCCTTGCCCGGCGGACGCTGCGATGCCGGTGAAACGCCGGTCGCGGCGGCGCTGCGGGAGCTCGACGAGGAGCTCGGATTGAGGCTTGCTGCGGACGCGGTGCTCGGCCTCCTGGACGACTACCCGACCCGCTCCGGCTATCTGATCACGCCCGTCGTGGTCTGGGCCGCCGACAGTGGACGAATCGTGCCGAACCCAGAGGAGGTCGCCTCCGTGCACCCAATAGCGCTTGCTACGATCGAGCGCGATGACGCCTTCGACTTCGTCGCCATCCCCGAAAGCGCACGGCGCGTGATCCGCTTCCATCACGAGGGGAGCCTGATCCACGCTCCGACCGCCGCGCTGATCTATCAGTTCCGCGAGGTGCTGGCGGGGCGCGCAACCCGTGTTGCCGAGCTGGAACAGCCGGTGTTCGCCTGGAAATGA
- a CDS encoding PaaI family thioesterase: MIDKAAARLKHDGWAVVETTGFMHLIGPLWERRVDGQYEYALITQDKHHNRRGMVQGGVTMTFADRTCGMTARYVTGKQYMATVQLDTHFVEAGKIGDILISRPRVVRSTRSLVFMNTEVTVDDRCIVMANGVFKILKGPE, translated from the coding sequence ATGATCGACAAGGCCGCCGCAAGACTCAAGCACGACGGCTGGGCCGTTGTCGAAACCACCGGTTTCATGCACCTCATCGGTCCCTTGTGGGAGCGCCGGGTCGACGGCCAGTATGAATACGCGCTGATCACGCAGGACAAGCATCACAACCGCCGCGGCATGGTGCAGGGCGGCGTGACGATGACCTTCGCCGACCGAACCTGCGGCATGACCGCGCGATACGTCACCGGCAAGCAGTACATGGCGACGGTGCAGCTCGACACCCATTTCGTCGAGGCCGGCAAGATCGGCGACATCCTGATCTCGCGCCCGCGCGTGGTGCGCTCGACCCGCAGCCTCGTTTTCATGAACACCGAGGTCACCGTCGACGACCGCTGCATCGTGATGGCGAATGGTGTGTTCAAGATCTTGAAGGGGCCGGAGTAG
- a CDS encoding aldo/keto reductase, giving the protein MQYRQLGRSGLKVSPICLGTMMFGGPTSEADSAKIIAKAREAGINFIDTADAYSNGGSEEVVGRAIANNRHAWVLATKLANPMGDDPNRGGLSRRWVLQAADESLKRLGTDFIDVYYLHKEDHATPLEETVRAIGDLIRAGKVRYFGVSNYRAWRLAEICNICDRLGIDRPVVSQPYYNAMNRMPEVEHFPACGYYGLGIVPYSPLARGVLTGKYSPDAPPDKETRAGRNDTRMMQTEWRPESLKLAQEIKQHAEKKGITAGQFAVAWVLNSAFVTSVIAGPRTEEQWDDYIRALDYRFTAEDEALIDALVTSGHPSTPGYNDPAYPIEGRRARTA; this is encoded by the coding sequence ATGCAATACCGCCAGCTCGGCCGCAGTGGCCTGAAAGTCTCGCCGATCTGTCTGGGCACGATGATGTTCGGCGGCCCCACCAGTGAGGCGGATTCCGCAAAAATCATCGCGAAGGCGCGCGAGGCCGGTATCAACTTCATCGACACGGCCGACGCGTATTCGAACGGCGGTTCGGAAGAGGTCGTCGGCCGCGCGATTGCCAACAACCGTCACGCCTGGGTACTCGCCACAAAACTCGCCAATCCCATGGGCGATGACCCCAATCGCGGCGGCCTGTCGCGGCGCTGGGTGTTGCAGGCAGCGGACGAGAGCTTGAAGCGCCTCGGCACCGATTTCATCGACGTCTACTATCTGCACAAGGAAGACCATGCGACGCCGCTGGAGGAGACCGTGCGCGCGATAGGAGACCTGATCCGTGCGGGCAAGGTGCGCTATTTCGGCGTCTCGAACTACCGCGCCTGGCGCCTCGCCGAGATCTGCAACATCTGCGACCGGCTCGGCATCGACCGGCCCGTGGTGAGCCAGCCCTACTACAACGCCATGAACCGCATGCCGGAGGTCGAGCACTTTCCGGCCTGCGGCTATTACGGCCTCGGTATCGTGCCCTACAGCCCGCTGGCGCGCGGCGTGCTGACAGGCAAATACAGCCCGGACGCACCGCCCGACAAGGAGACGCGCGCGGGCCGCAACGACACCCGCATGATGCAGACGGAATGGCGTCCCGAGTCGCTCAAGCTCGCGCAGGAGATCAAGCAGCATGCGGAGAAAAAGGGCATCACTGCCGGCCAGTTCGCAGTCGCCTGGGTGCTCAACTCCGCTTTCGTCACCTCGGTGATCGCCGGCCCGCGCACCGAGGAGCAGTGGGACGACTACATCCGCGCGCTCGACTATCGCTTCACCGCAGAGGACGAGGCGTTGATCGACGCCCTGGTGACATCGGGCCATCCCTCGACTCCGGGCTATAACGACCCGGCCTATCCGATCGAAGGCCGCCGCGCGCGGACAGCGTAA
- a CDS encoding tetratricopeptide repeat protein — translation MAYQDRYGLPLSTISDAAASAYREGVDLLLAGWTGAAETLERAIEADPDFALAHIARARLHSFYQQGELARKKAGLARELVAKRGTERERSHVEALALAVEGRLPEALAATLKHIEAWPRDAVVLALPLGAFGLFAFSGMADHDRARQDLCASVADHYGEDWWFLTLYGWAITENGDVAHGRAITERGFGLKRENAHGAHAVLHAMFEDGSIDEADRLVDEWIGGYDRSGILHGHIRWHQALGALEHGNAARALAIYADALQPSMTQAPPLNVITDGASLLWRLSAYGHAVPKELWTEADATAQKLFPKSSIPFADVHMALFAAATQDRDALAPRLAVIEQRLADGKLPAGPVVPAICRAMTAFADEDFATCVHVLAPALSDVVRIGGSHAQRELIEDTFIVALMRSGELARARAMLDARLHRRPSPRDARWQTALQ, via the coding sequence ATGGCGTATCAGGACCGCTACGGGCTTCCGCTCTCCACCATATCCGATGCGGCGGCAAGCGCGTATCGCGAGGGCGTCGACCTCTTGCTCGCGGGCTGGACCGGCGCAGCGGAGACGCTGGAGCGCGCCATCGAGGCTGATCCTGATTTCGCACTGGCGCACATCGCGCGCGCCCGCCTGCATTCCTTCTATCAGCAGGGCGAGCTCGCGCGGAAGAAAGCGGGCCTCGCGCGCGAGCTGGTGGCGAAGCGCGGCACGGAGCGCGAACGCTCGCATGTCGAGGCGCTGGCGCTCGCGGTCGAGGGACGTCTGCCGGAGGCGCTGGCTGCGACCTTGAAGCATATCGAGGCATGGCCGCGCGATGCGGTGGTGCTGGCACTGCCGCTCGGCGCGTTCGGCCTGTTCGCTTTCTCCGGCATGGCCGATCACGACCGCGCGCGGCAGGACCTGTGCGCAAGCGTCGCGGATCACTATGGCGAGGACTGGTGGTTCCTCACGCTCTACGGCTGGGCGATCACGGAGAATGGCGATGTTGCGCACGGCCGCGCCATCACCGAGCGCGGCTTTGGCCTGAAGCGCGAAAACGCGCATGGCGCCCACGCCGTGCTGCATGCGATGTTCGAGGACGGTTCGATCGACGAGGCGGACCGTCTCGTCGACGAATGGATCGGCGGCTATGACCGTTCCGGAATCCTGCACGGCCATATCCGCTGGCACCAGGCGCTCGGCGCGCTCGAGCACGGCAATGCGGCGCGCGCGCTCGCGATCTATGCCGACGCGCTGCAGCCGTCGATGACGCAGGCGCCGCCGCTCAACGTGATCACCGACGGCGCCTCGCTGTTGTGGCGCCTGTCGGCCTATGGTCACGCAGTGCCGAAAGAGCTCTGGACCGAGGCTGACGCCACCGCGCAAAAACTGTTTCCGAAATCGAGCATCCCCTTTGCCGACGTCCACATGGCGCTGTTCGCGGCCGCCACGCAAGATCGCGACGCACTGGCCCCGCGTCTTGCCGTCATCGAGCAGCGGCTGGCCGACGGCAAGCTGCCTGCGGGCCCCGTGGTGCCCGCGATCTGCCGCGCGATGACGGCCTTCGCCGACGAGGATTTTGCCACGTGCGTGCACGTGCTCGCGCCGGCTCTTTCCGATGTCGTGCGGATCGGCGGCAGCCACGCCCAGCGGGAGCTGATCGAGGATACTTTTATCGTCGCCTTGATGCGCAGCGGCGAGCTCGCACGCGCCCGCGCGATGCTCGACGCCCGCCTGCACCGCCGCCCTTCGCCGCGCGATGCGCGCTGGCAGACGGCACTTCAGTGA
- a CDS encoding DUF4188 domain-containing protein — translation MAKVIPSRVAGRIEGDFVVFLIGMRVNKPWALHKWLPVALAMPRMIKELEKASKEVGFLGHTELGLLNMVQYWRSFDHLERYARARDAQHWPAWVDFNRRLKDSRGDVGIWHETYRVHAGDYEAIYSGMPPFGLGKAGASSGITDANDSARQRLGAA, via the coding sequence ATGGCCAAGGTAATCCCGAGCCGCGTCGCCGGCCGGATCGAAGGCGATTTCGTCGTGTTCCTGATCGGCATGCGCGTCAACAAGCCGTGGGCGCTCCACAAATGGCTGCCGGTCGCGCTCGCCATGCCGAGGATGATCAAGGAGCTGGAGAAGGCCTCAAAGGAGGTCGGCTTCCTCGGTCACACCGAACTCGGCCTTCTCAACATGGTGCAGTATTGGCGGAGCTTTGATCATCTGGAGCGCTACGCCAGGGCGCGCGACGCGCAGCACTGGCCGGCCTGGGTTGATTTCAACCGGCGCCTGAAGGACAGCCGCGGCGACGTCGGCATCTGGCACGAGACCTACAGGGTCCACGCCGGCGACTATGAGGCGATCTACAGCGGCATGCCTCCGTTCGGTCTCGGCAAGGCCGGCGCCTCCAGCGGCATTACCGACGCCAACGACAGCGCAAGGCAGCGGCTCGGCGCCGCTTGA
- a CDS encoding outer membrane protein, with the protein MAAAVSLLATGAMAADLAPKPYVKAPPMVDPGYNWTGFYAGLNGGYSWGRSNATVMSTTPLAVSIGQSVDGGLGGGQIGYNWQVDRKWVLGVEADIQGTGERGRSIDTLTAVRTAFVGITGTADSSTDFPWFATFRGRAGLLADPSLLLYATGGLAVGEVKFGTQATLTGQRFDGSNAPVGAPVTVVGAAVSESQTRLGWTAGAGIEKKFNRNWSAKLEYLYLDLGSPTYFGGTANETTVKFHDHILRAGFNYQFTSGPVVAKY; encoded by the coding sequence ATGGCGGCGGCGGTGTCGCTGCTTGCAACGGGCGCGATGGCTGCTGACCTGGCGCCGAAGCCTTACGTCAAGGCGCCGCCGATGGTCGATCCCGGCTACAATTGGACGGGGTTTTATGCGGGGTTGAACGGCGGCTATAGCTGGGGCCGCTCCAACGCCACGGTCATGTCGACCACCCCGCTTGCTGTGAGCATCGGACAGAGCGTTGATGGGGGGCTTGGCGGCGGTCAAATCGGCTACAACTGGCAGGTCGATCGGAAATGGGTCCTGGGTGTCGAGGCCGATATTCAAGGAACTGGCGAGCGCGGCCGTTCGATCGACACGCTGACGGCGGTCAGGACCGCTTTTGTTGGCATTACCGGCACCGCCGACAGCAGCACTGATTTTCCGTGGTTTGCAACCTTCCGCGGTCGCGCCGGACTATTGGCCGATCCCAGCCTGCTGCTCTATGCGACCGGGGGTCTGGCGGTCGGAGAGGTCAAGTTCGGCACTCAGGCAACGCTGACCGGGCAACGGTTCGATGGCAGCAACGCGCCGGTCGGAGCGCCGGTTACGGTTGTCGGCGCGGCGGTCTCCGAGAGCCAGACTCGCTTGGGCTGGACCGCAGGGGCCGGCATCGAAAAGAAATTCAACCGCAACTGGTCAGCGAAACTCGAATACCTCTATCTCGATCTGGGGTCGCCCACCTACTTCGGTGGCACCGCCAACGAGACTACAGTCAAGTTCCACGATCATATCCTGCGGGCTGGCTTCAACTACCAGTTCACGTCCGGACCAGTGGTCGCCAAGTACTGA
- a CDS encoding NYN domain-containing protein: MSSFLSGRIALFIDGANLHATAKALGFEIDYGRLLDACKARGNPVRAFYYTAIVEDQEHVPLRTLVDWLDYNGYAVVTKAAKEYVDASGHRKFKGKMDVELAVDAMELAAHIDQMVLFSGDGDLRSLVEAVQRRGVRVTVVSTLHPPMIAEELRRQADVFIDLMELRSMIGRDRPQRSPTRLHAP; this comes from the coding sequence ATGTCGTCTTTCCTCTCCGGCAGGATCGCGCTCTTCATCGATGGTGCCAATCTGCACGCGACCGCCAAGGCGCTTGGCTTCGAGATCGACTACGGCCGTCTGCTCGACGCGTGCAAGGCGCGTGGCAATCCGGTGCGCGCATTCTACTACACCGCGATCGTCGAGGATCAGGAGCATGTTCCGCTTCGCACCCTGGTCGATTGGCTGGACTATAACGGCTACGCCGTCGTCACCAAGGCGGCCAAGGAATACGTCGACGCCAGCGGCCACCGCAAGTTCAAGGGCAAGATGGACGTCGAGCTTGCGGTCGACGCCATGGAGCTTGCCGCGCACATCGACCAGATGGTGCTGTTCTCAGGCGACGGCGATCTTCGATCGCTGGTCGAAGCCGTGCAGCGGCGGGGCGTCCGCGTCACCGTGGTCTCGACGCTTCACCCGCCAATGATTGCGGAGGAGTTGCGACGCCAGGCCGATGTCTTCATCGATCTCATGGAGTTGCGATCGATGATCGGTCGCGATCGGCCACAGCGCTCGCCAACGCGCCTGCACGCACCATAG
- a CDS encoding autotransporter domain-containing protein, producing the protein MNRALVRGGFAPRAASLMALLIGSTALTGVALSLVGPAHAGTPDWISSGTGSNDWFIAGNWSPSGVPNATDTVTIDTVSPSDTVIRGATASAQLTFVGAAGTGSLTILNALGTSTGGILNDANGYIGYLANSNGTVNVSGANSAWNNSGTLEVGFGGTGNLTVINGGAVSNTQGLVGVQAGSTGNVRVDGAGSTWSNSGEVYVGSSGTGTVTIANGAAVTSGLDAYLGFSSTGNGTLNVTGAGSSFTVAAGGGNFLTIGKGGTGTMTIANGGSVSNLNASIGSLALSTGTVTVTGAGSTWTNGGGLYVGDAGTGMLNIWSGGKVTSGAARVGYIGGSGSVVVDGAGSTWAAGGLTVGSAGSGMLVIRNGGAVSGTYGVIGLAASGVVAVDGAGSTWSSSSDLYLGYNSNGTLTIANGGAVSVAGAIYVADQAGSTGTLYIGAAPGSAAAAPGTLTASTIQFGAGTGVIVFNHTSSNYVFAPDISGGGSVAQFSGTTILTGNSTYTGSTVVNGGTLSVNGSIGNSATTVFGGGTLGGIGTVGDTTIYGGTLAPGNAIGPNSIGTLTIAGNLVLTTAATYMVQVSGTSASNTVVAGAAQIDGTVVVNLTGRVSSTTTYTILTSANTTGTFGSVSMSNSAYGRNARVSYSGNNVLLTLDPGLLSPSLPGFANINQKNVAAGIDNALLGGGSMTTGFNTLFGATGQNLLNGLTQASGEVATGAQQGTFSAMGQFLNTMLDPFLGNRNDPSEPEGGASRYADDGAATRTNAGRDAHAAIDKARGNSFTQRWNVWAAGYGGSQTTDGNTVVGSNTATSRIAGVAAGADYLISPNTRVGFALGGGGTSFGVANGLGTGSSDLFQAGVYARHTMGNAYVAGALAYGWQDVTTDRTVTIAGVDHLRARFNANALSGRLEGGYRYVTPWMGITPYAAAQFTSFFLPGYGEQAVSGANTFALNYAGRDVTATRSELGLRTDRSYALETALLTLRSRAAWAHDFNPDRAISATFQTLPGASFVVNGAAQAHDATLVTGATELKWLNGFSLSGTFEGEFSNVTRSYTGKGIARYQW; encoded by the coding sequence ATGAACCGGGCTCTTGTCCGCGGTGGCTTTGCTCCACGCGCGGCTTCCCTGATGGCGTTGCTGATCGGCTCGACCGCGCTGACCGGCGTCGCGCTGTCGCTGGTTGGCCCCGCGCACGCCGGCACCCCGGATTGGATCAGTAGCGGTACCGGGTCGAACGACTGGTTCATTGCGGGCAACTGGAGTCCGTCGGGGGTGCCGAACGCCACGGACACGGTCACGATCGATACGGTGTCGCCCAGTGACACCGTCATCCGCGGCGCAACGGCATCGGCACAGCTGACATTCGTGGGTGCCGCGGGCACCGGCAGCCTCACCATCCTCAACGCCCTCGGCACCTCCACCGGCGGGATACTGAACGACGCCAACGGCTACATCGGCTATCTCGCGAACAGCAATGGCACCGTCAACGTCTCCGGAGCCAACTCGGCTTGGAACAACAGCGGCACTTTGGAGGTCGGCTTCGGCGGCACCGGCAACCTGACGGTGATTAACGGTGGTGCCGTCAGCAATACTCAGGGACTTGTCGGGGTTCAAGCCGGTTCGACCGGCAACGTTCGGGTCGATGGCGCCGGTTCGACATGGAGCAACAGCGGCGAAGTTTATGTCGGCTCTTCCGGCACCGGCACGGTGACGATCGCCAACGGCGCCGCGGTGACCAGCGGCCTGGATGCCTATCTCGGCTTCAGCTCGACCGGAAACGGCACGCTCAATGTGACCGGAGCGGGCTCGAGCTTCACGGTGGCGGCCGGTGGCGGCAACTTCCTGACGATCGGCAAAGGCGGAACGGGCACGATGACGATCGCCAATGGCGGCTCGGTCAGCAATCTCAACGCGTCGATCGGCTCGTTGGCCCTCTCCACGGGCACGGTCACGGTCACCGGCGCCGGTTCGACGTGGACCAATGGCGGCGGTCTCTATGTCGGCGACGCTGGCACCGGCATGCTGAACATTTGGAGCGGCGGCAAGGTCACGAGCGGGGCCGCACGTGTCGGTTACATCGGCGGAAGCGGATCCGTCGTGGTGGACGGTGCGGGCTCGACCTGGGCGGCTGGCGGCTTGACTGTCGGGAGCGCCGGTTCGGGCATGCTCGTGATCAGGAATGGCGGTGCGGTGAGCGGCACGTACGGCGTCATCGGCCTTGCCGCGAGCGGCGTCGTTGCGGTCGACGGCGCGGGCTCGACGTGGAGCAGCAGCAGCGACCTCTACCTCGGCTACAACTCTAACGGCACGCTGACCATTGCGAACGGCGGCGCAGTCTCGGTCGCAGGCGCGATCTATGTCGCCGACCAAGCCGGCTCGACCGGCACGCTCTACATCGGCGCGGCGCCGGGCTCGGCGGCGGCGGCGCCGGGCACATTGACGGCGTCCACGATCCAGTTCGGCGCCGGCACCGGTGTGATCGTTTTCAATCACACTTCGTCGAACTATGTTTTCGCGCCGGACATCAGCGGCGGCGGGAGCGTCGCCCAGTTTTCGGGCACCACGATCCTGACCGGGAACAGCACCTATACCGGGTCGACCGTCGTTAACGGCGGCACGCTGTCGGTGAACGGCTCGATCGGAAACTCCGCCACCACGGTGTTTGGCGGCGGCACGCTGGGCGGCATCGGCACGGTCGGCGACACCACGATCTACGGCGGCACGCTGGCGCCGGGCAACGCGATCGGCCCGAACTCGATCGGCACGCTCACCATCGCCGGCAATCTGGTGCTGACCACGGCCGCGACCTACATGGTCCAGGTCTCCGGCACATCCGCCAGCAACACCGTGGTGGCCGGCGCAGCGCAGATCGACGGCACCGTTGTTGTGAACCTGACCGGCCGCGTCTCGTCGACCACGACCTACACCATCCTCACCTCGGCGAACACGACCGGGACGTTCGGATCGGTCTCGATGAGCAACTCCGCCTACGGCCGCAACGCGCGGGTGAGCTACTCGGGCAACAACGTGCTGCTGACGCTCGACCCCGGATTGCTGTCGCCGTCGCTGCCGGGCTTTGCCAACATCAACCAGAAGAATGTCGCCGCAGGGATCGACAACGCGCTGCTCGGCGGCGGCTCGATGACGACCGGCTTCAACACGCTGTTCGGCGCGACGGGCCAAAACCTCCTCAACGGGCTGACGCAGGCCTCCGGCGAAGTCGCCACCGGCGCGCAGCAAGGCACCTTCAGTGCCATGGGCCAGTTCCTCAACACGATGCTCGATCCGTTCTTAGGCAACCGCAACGATCCAAGCGAGCCGGAGGGCGGGGCCTCGCGCTATGCCGACGACGGCGCAGCCACGCGTACGAACGCGGGTCGCGACGCCCATGCGGCAATCGACAAGGCGCGTGGGAATTCCTTCACGCAACGCTGGAACGTGTGGGCGGCCGGCTATGGCGGCTCGCAGACCACCGACGGCAATACCGTGGTCGGCTCAAACACCGCGACGAGCCGCATCGCCGGCGTGGCCGCGGGCGCCGATTACCTGATATCGCCGAACACGCGGGTCGGTTTCGCGCTCGGCGGCGGCGGCACCAGCTTTGGCGTCGCCAACGGGCTCGGCACTGGAAGCTCCGACCTGTTCCAGGCCGGCGTCTACGCACGCCACACCATGGGCAATGCCTACGTTGCCGGCGCGCTCGCCTATGGCTGGCAGGATGTGACGACGGATCGCACGGTGACCATCGCCGGCGTCGATCATCTGCGCGCGCGGTTCAATGCCAACGCGCTGTCGGGACGCCTCGAAGGCGGTTATCGCTATGTCACGCCCTGGATGGGGATCACGCCGTATGCGGCGGCGCAGTTCACCAGTTTCTTCCTGCCGGGCTATGGCGAGCAGGCGGTCTCCGGCGCCAACACTTTTGCGCTGAACTATGCCGGCAGGGACGTCACCGCCACCCGCAGCGAGCTCGGCCTGCGCACTGATCGTTCGTATGCCCTGGAGACGGCGCTCCTCACGCTGCGCAGCCGTGCGGCATGGGCGCACGACTTCAATCCGGATCGCGCGATCTCGGCCACCTTCCAGACCCTGCCGGGCGCGAGCTTCGTGGTGAACGGCGCGGCGCAGGCGCACGATGCCACGCTGGTCACGGGCGCGACGGAGCTGAAATGGCTGAACGGATTCTCGCTGTCCGGCACCTTCGAGGGCGAGTTCTCGAACGTCACCCGCAGCTACACCGGCAAGGGCATCGCGCGGTATCAGTGGTAA